A window of the Acidovorax sp. YS12 genome harbors these coding sequences:
- a CDS encoding lytic transglycosylase domain-containing protein translates to MQWTKILTPLAASALLAMAALPAQAQNPGDDTLLEMQQAYRKGDRKKLAQLLPAARGHALEPWAAYWELRARLDEAQPQELQDFFTRYAGTYQEDRLRNDWLLLLGQRRDWARFAGLHPQYRMGDDREVRCYALYVDLLQGSAPPQMADEVRRLWYAQRDADDGCTHAADQLYGEKKLGAQDVWRKARLAIEANRGRAARNAVAIVSSDALPGLAQLQASPTRFLLGRDAKGRAMPAGKVRQELATLALTKLATSDHEAAARLLEGTWSTQLAPEERHWVWGVIGKQAAQRLSEDALVYFGKVARDTDLSDEHLAWKARAALRAGQWQTVRKAIDAMTPEARQDSTWVYWKARALLAGRPGEAEREQARQLLEGIASPRGFYEQLALEELGQSITVPPAPAPLTAEEKAAARANPGLNRGLYAILLGLRSEGVREWNYTTNLHQSGGMTDRELLAAADFACAQQVWDRCINTSERTRAVVDMAQRFPTPYRSAVVARAQGIGLDPAYVYGLIRQESRFIMDARSGVGASGLMQVMPATARWTARKIGLAGFTPDQINDRDTNITIGTAYLKLALDDFAGSMPLAAAAYNAGPGRPRNWRNGPVLDAAIWAENVPFSETRDYVKKVLANTTTYAALLTGQPQSLKSRLGTVGPRDASTPDPSRDLP, encoded by the coding sequence ATGCAATGGACGAAGATTCTGACACCGCTGGCGGCCTCGGCCCTGCTTGCCATGGCGGCGCTGCCTGCACAGGCGCAAAACCCGGGCGACGACACCCTGCTGGAAATGCAGCAGGCCTACCGCAAGGGCGACCGCAAGAAGCTCGCGCAGCTGCTGCCGGCCGCGCGCGGCCATGCGCTGGAGCCCTGGGCTGCCTACTGGGAGCTGCGCGCGCGCCTGGACGAAGCGCAGCCGCAGGAGCTGCAGGACTTCTTCACGCGCTACGCCGGCACCTACCAGGAAGACCGCCTGCGCAACGACTGGCTGCTGCTGCTGGGCCAGCGCCGCGACTGGGCGCGCTTTGCCGGGCTGCACCCGCAGTACCGCATGGGCGACGACCGCGAGGTGCGCTGCTACGCGCTGTACGTCGATCTGCTGCAGGGCAGCGCGCCGCCGCAGATGGCCGATGAGGTGCGCCGCCTGTGGTACGCGCAGCGCGATGCCGACGACGGCTGCACCCATGCCGCCGACCAGCTCTACGGCGAGAAGAAGCTCGGCGCGCAGGACGTGTGGCGCAAGGCGCGCCTGGCCATCGAGGCCAACCGCGGCCGCGCCGCGCGCAACGCCGTGGCCATCGTCTCCAGTGACGCGCTGCCCGGCCTGGCGCAGCTGCAGGCCTCGCCCACGCGCTTCCTGCTGGGGCGCGACGCCAAGGGCCGCGCCATGCCCGCGGGCAAGGTGCGCCAGGAATTGGCCACGCTCGCGCTCACCAAGCTCGCCACCAGCGACCACGAGGCCGCGGCCCGCCTGCTGGAGGGCACGTGGAGCACGCAGCTCGCGCCCGAGGAGCGCCACTGGGTCTGGGGCGTGATCGGCAAGCAGGCCGCGCAGCGCCTGTCGGAAGACGCGCTGGTCTACTTCGGCAAGGTGGCCCGGGACACCGACCTGTCCGACGAACACCTGGCCTGGAAGGCCCGCGCCGCGCTGCGCGCCGGGCAGTGGCAGACCGTGCGCAAGGCCATCGACGCGATGACCCCCGAGGCGCGCCAGGACAGCACCTGGGTGTACTGGAAGGCGCGCGCCCTGCTCGCCGGGCGCCCCGGCGAGGCCGAGCGCGAGCAGGCGCGGCAGCTGCTCGAAGGCATCGCCAGCCCGCGCGGCTTCTACGAGCAACTGGCGCTGGAGGAACTGGGCCAGTCCATCACCGTGCCGCCCGCGCCCGCGCCGCTCACCGCCGAGGAAAAGGCCGCCGCGCGCGCCAACCCGGGGCTGAACCGGGGGCTGTACGCCATCCTGCTCGGCCTGCGCAGCGAAGGCGTGCGCGAGTGGAACTACACCACCAACCTGCACCAGAGCGGCGGCATGACCGACCGCGAGCTGCTCGCCGCCGCCGACTTCGCCTGCGCGCAGCAGGTGTGGGACCGCTGCATCAACACCAGCGAGCGCACGCGCGCCGTGGTGGACATGGCGCAGCGCTTTCCCACGCCGTACCGCAGCGCGGTGGTGGCGCGCGCCCAGGGCATCGGGCTCGACCCGGCCTACGTGTATGGCCTGATCCGCCAGGAAAGCCGCTTCATCATGGACGCGCGCTCGGGCGTCGGCGCCTCGGGCCTGATGCAGGTGATGCCCGCCACCGCGCGCTGGACGGCGCGCAAGATCGGACTGGCCGGCTTCACGCCCGACCAGATCAACGACCGCGACACCAACATCACCATCGGCACCGCCTACCTCAAGCTGGCGCTGGACGACTTCGCCGGCTCCATGCCGCTGGCCGCCGCGGCCTACAACGCCGGGCCGGGCCGCCCGCGCAACTGGCGCAACGGCCCGGTGCTGGACGCCGCCATCTGGGCCGAGAACGTGCCCTTCAGCGAAACGCGCGACTACGTGAAGAAGGTGCTGGCCAACACCACCACCTACGCCGCGCTGCTCACGGGCCAGCCGCAGTCGCTCAAGAGCCGCCTGGGCACGGTGGGGCCGCGCGATGCGTCCACGCCCGACCCGAGCCGGGACCTGCCTTGA